In the Sandaracinus amylolyticus genome, CGCAAACGATAGACGACGTGTCAATCGCCGCCTTGTCTCGGCGCTGATCGCGGGTACGTCCTCGGCATGCAGATCACGAGCGCGGTCGCGCCTCGCATCGTGTCCACACGCGCGCTGGTCGAGCGCGCGACGCGTGCGCCGTCGAGCCACAACACCCAGCCGTGGCGGTTCCGCGAGGAGAGCGATCGAGTCGTGGCGCTGCGCGCCGATCGCACGCGCGTGCTCTCGATCAACGACCCCGAGGATCGCGAGCTCACGATCTCGTGTGGCGCAGCGCTCCTCCATCTGCGCGTCGCAGCGGCCGCGGCCGGGCTGACCACGAGCGTGTCGATCCTTCCGTCGATCGAGGATCGCGATCTGCTCGCGCGCGTGAAGCTCGCCGAGGGCGTCGTCGATCCGGTGGATCGCACCCTCGCGCGCGCCATCGACACGCGCCGCACCGAGCGTGGTCGCATGCACGAGCGCCCGGTGCCCGATGCGCTGTTGCGCGAGCTCGAGTCGGCGGCCGAGCGCGAGGGCGCGTGGCTGCACGTGGTGCGCGCGCCGCGCGAGCGTGAAGCGATCGCGTCGCTCGCCGCCGAGGGTGATCGCCGGCTCTTCGCCGATCGCGAGTGGCGTCGCGAGCTCGCGGCGTGGATGCGATCGCGGCGCGCCGGTGACGGGCTCACGTTCGTCCCGGCGCCCGTGCTCCCGCTCGCCCGGATGGTGATCGCGCGCGTCGATCTCGGCGCGCAGGTCGCGCGTGCCGATCACGAGGTCGCGACGAGCGCGCCGACGCTCGTGGTGCTCGGCACCGATCGCGACGACGTCGCCTCGTGGCTCGCCGCGGGACAAGCGCTCGCGCGCGTGCTCCTGCGCGCCGCGCTCACCGGCGCACAGGCCTCGTTCTTCAACCAGCCGGTCCAAGTCGCCGCGCTGCGATCCGATTTCGCCGCGTCGATCGGCAGCACGACGTTCCCGCAGATCGTGATGAGGCTCGGCTTTCCGGTGCGGACCTCCGCGCCGACCCCGCGCCCGCGCGGTAGAGCGCGTGATCGAGCGGTGAGTCCCAGCCGGAGTGCTCGTCCCGCGGGTCCCGTACGGGAGCGCGCGCAGCGCGCGGACGGTAGGGACCGGCGGGCGAGCCGAGTTGTTGAGCCGGAGTGCTCGTCCGCGGGACGGAGCGCGCGAAGCGCGGAGCCGATCTCTCGATCAGCGCGTGACGAAGATCGGATTCGTCACGCCGAACGGCGTGCGTCCGCGATGCACCGGCTCGAGCGCCGCGTCGCCGTACGCCGCGACGATCACGTAGCTGCCGCGTCCCTCCGCGACGTCGAATTCCACGTCGCGCTCGAAGCGCACGTGCGGGCGTGCGACGGGATCCGGCGCGTCCGCCGGCAGGATCTCGATCGTGTCGAGCGTCCGCCCGTCGACGACGATCTCGATCGCGTCGACGTCGACCCAGCTCGCGGCCTGCACGCGAACGTGCACCGTCGCGCGCGCGCCACCCGCGACCACGTCCGCGCCGGGGCCCGCATCGCCGATCGCCGCGTCGACGTAGATGCCGCCGCTGATCGTCGAGCGTCCCTGCGCGACCGCGTCGCGCACGCCGTTCGGCGAGAGCTCACCCGGCACGTCGGTGCCGAGCTGCATGCACGTGCGCGGATACCCGACGGGCGAGGTGTCGAGCCCGTGCGAGTCGCTCGAGCCCACCGCGAACACGCGCCGGCCGCGATCGAGGAATGAGAGCCAGTGCACCACGAGGCGCCCGCGCTCGCGGCCCCAGTCGGCGTCGTTGAAGAACTCGACCGCGGTGAACTCGTCGTCCCAGTCCGCTTCGCGCTCGACGGTGCCGGTGATCGGGTCGTAGCCGACGTACCCGAAGTAGTTCGTGTCGCCGAGCGGATGGTTGATGATCACCGTCGGTCGCTCGGGCCGCGCCCGCGCCGCGTCGAACACCTCGACCGGCGACATCGTGCGCAGCGGGAGATCCGGCTGCTCCGGCGTCGGCCACTCCTGCCACAGCGGCGCGCCCATGTTGATGCGCGTCGGATCGGGCGTCAGCGGCACCACGCCCATGTGACCCCAGAGCTCCATGCTGCTCATCTCGACCGAGCCGACGCCGCCGTACGCCCACTCCTCGGCCGAGAGCGCGCTGACCTCCGCGGTGAAGTCCGCCGCGAACTCGTGGTCGCTGCGCACCGGGATCTCGAGCCCGTCGGCGATCGCGCCGCGCAGCTTGTAGAGCACGTCGTCGGCCGAGTCGTTCGAGCGGCGCGTGTGGATGTGGAAGTCCGCGCACTGCACGCCCGGCGTCTCGATCACGCGCTCCAGCTGCGCGCTCACGTCGATCGTCTGGCCATCGCTCGTGACCTCGACGTCGCGGGTCTCGAGCTCGTACTCGTAGCCGCGCGACATCGCGACGCGCCATCGACCTGCGGGCACCCGCAACGTCTCGGTGCCGTCCTCGCTGAGCGCGACCTGCACGCGACCCGACGTCGGCAGCGCCTCGCCGAACGCGCTCGGCACCGAGGGCACGCTCGCACCGTCGAGCGGCAGCACCTGGATGCGCGAGGGCAGCGCGCCACCGCCCTCGTCGGTCACCGTGACGCGCACCCATCCGCCGGCGCCGAGCGCGAGATCGCGCGTCGTCGTCGCGGCATCGATCGACACCGGCCCGACCAGCGCATCGCCCTGTCGATATGCGAAGAGCTCGAGCGCGCCCTCGCTCGCCGGCACGTGCACCATGTAGCGCCCGTCGTCGCCGGTGGGCAGCGAGCGCGTCAGATAGCGCTCCTCGCTCGCGCGCACGTGCACGCGCACACCGGCCGCGGGCGTGCCGCTCGCATCGCGCACCACGCCTTCGATCGCGCGCATCGCGACGTCGTTCTCGTCCGCGTGCGCGACCTGCATCGCGTCCACGCCGGGCCCGGCGATCGTGAGCCGCGCGTGCTCG is a window encoding:
- a CDS encoding CehA/McbA family metallohydrolase, translated to MRASLLRCFTISALSLAIGCGEPDDDTADGGNDAAQPTCESPPELELGDPDGHADPLGAGPAEARAGRVAGDALPPFPSGLGTWDEGGFLLANDRVAMVIEDVGPSHLYDPWGGRPLGIARVEEGALVDVGDFGEILILTGRYTVMTTSVTVLADGSDGGAAIVRASGPLRALPFFEAITSGPLSTEFEGVDAAIDYVLEPGSSHVDVRITYASSLARPISSITTMHGFMYTPRMPAFAPGPGFSPQSLAVDAISYTDERGVGFVYEVRGEELGVGINASGFESRFTRRRPIAECGLTTVEHARLTIAGPGVDAMQVAHADENDVAMRAIEGVVRDASGTPAAGVRVHVRASEERYLTRSLPTGDDGRYMVHVPASEGALELFAYRQGDALVGPVSIDAATTTRDLALGAGGWVRVTVTDEGGGALPSRIQVLPLDGASVPSVPSAFGEALPTSGRVQVALSEDGTETLRVPAGRWRVAMSRGYEYELETRDVEVTSDGQTIDVSAQLERVIETPGVQCADFHIHTRRSNDSADDVLYKLRGAIADGLEIPVRSDHEFAADFTAEVSALSAEEWAYGGVGSVEMSSMELWGHMGVVPLTPDPTRINMGAPLWQEWPTPEQPDLPLRTMSPVEVFDAARARPERPTVIINHPLGDTNYFGYVGYDPITGTVEREADWDDEFTAVEFFNDADWGRERGRLVVHWLSFLDRGRRVFAVGSSDSHGLDTSPVGYPRTCMQLGTDVPGELSPNGVRDAVAQGRSTISGGIYVDAAIGDAGPGADVVAGGARATVHVRVQAASWVDVDAIEIVVDGRTLDTIEILPADAPDPVARPHVRFERDVEFDVAEGRGSYVIVAAYGDAALEPVHRGRTPFGVTNPIFVTR